The segment ACTGCATAAACGAAACGTATACATGGTACTGGCCGGAGTACACAAAGCACAGTTCTCTATTCCATAACCAAGTAAAAAGATGAAAGGGTGTATACACTTTTTTGACTGTCAGATTGTATTTCACTATAAAGGGGAGAAAATAATGAGCAACCTTACTATCATGACAAGAGTGATCAAAGAGGGCAAAGGGAGTTATACATGGAAAGCGGTTATACTTATGCTAACAGTAGCGATATTGTTAGCAGGATGTGGAGGAGGGAGCCAAAAACAAGAGGCAAGTCAGCCCGCTCGCAATGCCGACGGTGAATTGGAAGGCACACTTGTTATCTGGACGTTCTTCAATCAAGTTGAGGATATGGCTGCTCAATTTATGAAGGAACATCCGAAAGTCAAAGTGGAGGTACAAACCTTCCCGGGTGATGATTATCAAACCAAGCTGCTGACTGCTCTGCAATCGGGGCAAAATGTACCGGATATTTTTGATCTGGAGCGTTCGTATATCGGCAAATTTATCGACTCCAAATATCTCACCGACCTGTCTGAAATGGGAGCGGAAGACGTAGTCAAAGCGTATATTCCGTATGTACAAGCAATCGGGCGAGATGCCAATAATCAAATACGCGCCGTGTCTGACCATTCTTCTCCCGGCGGCTTTTGGTATATCCGTGACAATGCCCGCAAATATCTCGGTACCGATGACCCACAACAGATTGGTGAGATGACCGACAGTTGGGATAAGATCATAGAATTGGGTCAACAAGTACAGCAGAAGAGTGGCGGTAATGTGCATCTGATTGCCAATTCCGGTGATCTTTTCGATATTGAAGCTTATAATACAGAGCCATGGGTAAAGGATGGCAAACTCAATATTGATCCCAAATGGCAGCAGTACTACAATATTCAGCGCCAGATCAATGATAACAATGTCGATGCCAAACTGCCGTTTATGTCTGCTGGCTGGGGTAATGCTCTTAATGACGGTAGCGTCATACTGACAACAATGCCTGCATGGGCATCCTTTATGATCGATAATGAAAATGGAGCAGCCAAGGGGAAATATGGAGTCGCCCCAACACCAGAAGGCTATTATAATGGCGGTACGTATCGCGGGATTTATAGCCAATCGCCGAACAAAGAGTTAGCTTATGAGTTTATTAAGTATATAGCGGGCGAAAAGTGGCAGCAGCACAATTTGGAAACGACAGGAAATATGCCAGGAAGTGCAGCCGTGTACGAGCAAAATATGAATCAGTTTAGTCTGATATTACAGGCGACCAGACTGTAATGAAGGTGTACTATAAAACCGTTAAGA is part of the Paenibacillus sp. JQZ6Y-1 genome and harbors:
- a CDS encoding ABC transporter substrate-binding protein — protein: MSNLTIMTRVIKEGKGSYTWKAVILMLTVAILLAGCGGGSQKQEASQPARNADGELEGTLVIWTFFNQVEDMAAQFMKEHPKVKVEVQTFPGDDYQTKLLTALQSGQNVPDIFDLERSYIGKFIDSKYLTDLSEMGAEDVVKAYIPYVQAIGRDANNQIRAVSDHSSPGGFWYIRDNARKYLGTDDPQQIGEMTDSWDKIIELGQQVQQKSGGNVHLIANSGDLFDIEAYNTEPWVKDGKLNIDPKWQQYYNIQRQINDNNVDAKLPFMSAGWGNALNDGSVILTTMPAWASFMIDNENGAAKGKYGVAPTPEGYYNGGTYRGIYSQSPNKELAYEFIKYIAGEKWQQHNLETTGNMPGSAAVYEQNMNQFSLILQATRL